GAGGTCGATCGCCGACCGCTGCGTGGGTGTCAGGTTGCCCAGTGCCTTGCGGACCCGCTCGGCGTCCAGCTCGCGGTGCGCGTTCTCTGCTGTCGTGTCGTAGGGCACCGTCTGTTGTCGGGCGTCGTATGCCGTCTCCCGCTCGGTCCGGGCCTGCGCGGAACGGACCCGGTCGACCGCGCGACGATGGGCGATCGTCATCATCCAACCCACCGCACTGCCCGCGCTCGGGTCGAATCGTGCGCATTGGCGCCAGATCTGCAGGTAGACCTCCTGGGTGACCTCCTCGGACTGAGTGGGATCGCGGACGATCCTGCGGACCAGTCCGAAGATGCGCGCCGCCGTGGCGTCATACAACCGGGCGAACTGCCCCTCGTCGCCCCGCGCACACTGCGCGAGTATGGCGGCCAGCTCATCTCCCGGCTGCCCGTCCGGCTGTGCCGGATCGTCAGGGACGGCGTGCACGGCCGCTCCCGCCCGGATCACGGCCAGTGCCGTTGCGGGCCGGGCGCCGGCACGACGGCATGGTCACTCCCTGCTGGTCGGAGAACATCACATCTGACGATTCGTCGCTGCTGCCGAACCGGATTGGTGCCGGCCACGGGCCGCGTTGTACCGGGCGAGTGCTTCGCGGCGTTCGGCCGCATGATCCACGATGCGTGCGGGGTAGCCGTGCGCGTAACCGTCGGCGGCACGCCACGGCTCGTGTACCCGAGGACCGTCCAGATGAGCCAACTCCGGGATCCACCGCCGCACGTAATCCCCTTGTGGGTCAAAGCGTTTCGCCTGTGTGACCGGGTTGAAGACGCGGAAGTACGGCGCTGGGTCGGTGCCGGTGCCCGCGACCCATTGCCAGCCGTGGTTGTTGGACGCGATGTCCGCGTCGATCAGGTGCTGCAGGAAGAAGCGTGCACCGACCGGCCACCACACGTGCAGATCCTTCGTCAGGAAGCTCGCGGTCAGCATCCGGACCCTGCCGTGCATCCAGCCGGTCTCGGCGAGTTGTCGCATGCCGGCATCGACGATGGGATAGCCGGTGTGTCCGGTCTGCCAGGCCGTCAGCGCGTCGCCGCCCTCGTCATACGGGAGGGTGCCCAGGGTGGGTCGCAGGTCATGCCAGGCGCTGTCCGGGTGGTGGTGCAACACGTCCGCGTAGAACTCTCGCCATACCAGCTCGTCGACGAGTCGATCAGCGCCCGTCCCGTGGTGGCCGGCCAGTTCGGCGAGCAGCCGCGCAGGGTGGATCGCGCCGACCTTCAACCAGGGTGACAGGTGGGACGTCCCCGCGAGGTCCGGACGATCGCGGTTGTCGGCGTAGCCGTCCAATCCGTCGCGCAGGAAGGCACGCCACCGGAGTTCCGCGGCGTGTTCGCCCGCCTCGGGCAGGGCGACCGGGCAGTCCTCGACGGCCCGGTCCAGCATGGCCGCGGCGGCCGGGTCACTGGCGGCGTCTACCCAGTGGTGCCAGTCGGCACCCACGGTGTCGCCGGGTGCGGTGAGCTTCAGGTGCCAGGCCCGGGCGAACGCCCCGAACACCTGGTAGGGCCCGCCGGATTGGTTCCGGACT
This genomic window from Flexivirga oryzae contains:
- the sigK gene encoding ECF RNA polymerase sigma factor SigK — protein: MHAVPDDPAQPDGQPGDELAAILAQCARGDEGQFARLYDATAARIFGLVRRIVRDPTQSEEVTQEVYLQIWRQCARFDPSAGSAVGWMMTIAHRRAVDRVRSAQARTERETAYDARQQTVPYDTTAENAHRELDAERVRKALGNLTPTQRSAIDLAYFGGYTHREVAALLNLPMGTAKTRIRDGLIRLRDTMGVEQ
- a CDS encoding cryptochrome/photolyase family protein, coding for MTTILWLRRDLRRGHHPALTAAAAGDQPVLPLFVIDPDLWQRCGPVRRGWLAATVRATDPAYDGRLCLRIGDPAEVVPRIADEVGATAVHVTGESTPRGTRRDRVVRDRLRSEGIQWVVTGSPYAVTPGTVRNQSGGPYQVFGAFARAWHLKLTAPGDTVGADWHHWVDAASDPAAAAMLDRAVEDCPVALPEAGEHAAELRWRAFLRDGLDGYADNRDRPDLAGTSHLSPWLKVGAIHPARLLAELAGHHGTGADRLVDELVWREFYADVLHHHPDSAWHDLRPTLGTLPYDEGGDALTAWQTGHTGYPIVDAGMRQLAETGWMHGRVRMLTASFLTKDLHVWWPVGARFFLQHLIDADIASNNHGWQWVAGTGTDPAPYFRVFNPVTQAKRFDPQGDYVRRWIPELAHLDGPRVHEPWRAADGYAHGYPARIVDHAAERREALARYNAARGRHQSGSAAATNRQM